In one window of Leptidea sinapis chromosome 31, ilLepSina1.1, whole genome shotgun sequence DNA:
- the LOC126974000 gene encoding TWiK family of potassium channels protein 18-like — MMVKDGSRDTKRAYQNALNLSNLGLEDTKLYCCRCSQKRRASPLTCLSICFLVLTYNLFGGFLFFSLEGNTASETAVAESKPNLSRSSGELRLKTVEKLWSITEDLNILYKENWTQLAAKELMDFQKVLLKSLRNNEEEGHNMSYEEMEYRWSFAGSFLYALTLITTIGHGNVAPKSTIGKMTAVLYSCVGIPLIMLYLSTLGEAFARSFRSFYSKICPKRFRRQDFHTKAECIGNFSSNKEISINRQTRTPFQAALNLENLNGGYHWTCQDHTRVPIILSLSLMILYIVLGTFVFHATENWNLLDGCYFSFSSLATIGFGNLKPGLYASTVSAKTEDIAIGVCCIYILVGIVFIAMCFNLIQEDLAIALRNLTALCGGSSKSRAIHSIDPADAKITMSVAS; from the exons ATGATGGTAAAAGACGGGAGCCGGGACACTAAGCGCGCCTATCAGAACGCATTAAATTTGTCAAATTTAGGATTGGAGGACACGAAACTTTATTGCTGTAGGTGCAGCCAGAAACGAAGGGCTTCACCCCTTACTTGCCTCTCAATTTGTTTCCTTGTACTAACATACAACCTTTTTGGCGGATTCTTGTTTTTTTCGCTAGAAGGGAACACAGCATCAGAAACAGCTGTTGCAGAATCGAAGCCGAACTTAAGTCGATCGAGTGGTGAACTTCGGCTCAAAACAGTGGAAAAACTGTGGTCAATAACTGAAGATCTGAACATTTTATACAAAGAAAATTGGACCCAACTAGCTGCGAAGGAGTTAATGGATTTCCAAAAAGTACTTTTGAAGTCTTTGCGGAATAATGAGGAGGAAGGCCACAACATGTCTTACGAGGAAATGGAGTACAGATGGAGTTTTGCTGGGAGCTTCTTATACGCGCTGACGTTAATAACGACGAttg GTCACGGGAATGTCGCCCCGAAGTCCACAATTGGCAAAATGACAGCTGTCCTATACTCCTGCGTCGGCATCCCACTCATAATGCTTTATCTGTCCACATTAGGCGAAGCCTTTGCAAGGAGTTTTAGATCATTTTACtccaaaatatgtccaaaaCGCTTTCGGCGACaagattttcatacaaaagCCGAATGTATAGGAaatttttcatcgaataaagaAATATCGATTAATCGTCAGACACGTACCCCATTCCAGGCTGCTTTAAATCTTGAAAATTTGAATGGAGGATACCACTGGACATGTCAGGACCACACTCGGGTGCCAATTATACTAAGTTTATCATTAATGATATTGTATATAGTCTTAGGTACTTTTGTGTTCCACGCTACTGAGAATTGGAATTTACTGGACGGATGCTATTTTTCATTCTCTAGTTTAGCCACAATAGGATTCGGAAATTTAAAACCTGGTTTATATGCCAGCACAGTATCAGCTAAGACTGAAGACATTGCCATAGGCGTGTGTTGTATTTATATACTTGTGGGTATagtttttattgccatgtgttttaatttaattcaggaAGACTTAGCGATAGCCTTAAGAAATTTGACAGCGTTATGCGGTGGAAGTTCAAAGTCCCGCGCTATACATAGCATTGATCCTGCTGATGCAAAGATAACTATGTCTGTTGCTTCCTGA